The Rhipicephalus sanguineus isolate Rsan-2018 chromosome 7, BIME_Rsan_1.4, whole genome shotgun sequence genome includes a window with the following:
- the LOC119399078 gene encoding uncharacterized protein LOC119399078 — protein sequence MEPSEVTSESDSLLPNEPCVASMSTPPRSVGKNKSGHILNSDSRNMIFHCYTYWRNREPERSVEDTSKFVAEMLGVSESTVFKVRREAKASSSSGDNLSTPSRKRTRNAEKRRRSTKYDSFTLCALRSCVHDFFRRNEIPTVEKITNEFSNRMDLPSLKRCTVRRLLAEIGFEYEKRCRNSLLIDRDDIVEWRNRYLRDVERYRAEGRKIFFLDETWVTAGHTQLIIWTDTVVQKRGRLYARANGLSTGLKQPSGKGQRLIVTHIGSEDGFVDGCLDVFRGRKTGDYHEEMDGNRFEGWFGDVLQKLPAGSVIVLDNAPYHSWREEKLPTTSWKKENTQEWLNSKDIAYSATLTKRQLLELVASVKKATLTASCPALSPSRKLNG from the coding sequence ATGGAGCCCAGCGAGGTGACATCGGAAAGCGATTCTTTGTTGCCGAACGAGCCTTGTGTTGCCTCGATGTCCACACCACCAAGGAGCGTCGGCAAGAACAAGAGCGGCCACATCCTCAACAGCGATTCACGGAACATGATCTTCCACTGCTACACGTACTGGCGCAACAGGGAGCCCGAACGCAGCGTGGAGGACACGAGCAAGTTTGTCGCCGAGATGCTCGGTGTCAGCGAAAGCACAGTCTTCAAGGTGAGGAGAGAGGCCAAGGCTTCGTCTTCTTCGGGCGACAATCTTTCGACGCCCTCGCGAAAGCGCACACGAAATGCGGAGAAGAGAAGACGCAGCACGAAATATGACAGCTtcacgttgtgcgcgctgaggtcatgtgtgcacgatttctttcgcCGCAACGAGATACCGACGGTCGAGAAGATAACGAACGAGTTCTCGAACCGTATGGATCTCCCGTCACTGAAGCGCTGTACTGTGCGGCGCCTGCTTGCCGAGATCGGCTTCGAGTACGAGAAGAGGTGCCGCAACTCGCTGCTTATCGAccgcgacgacatcgtcgagtgGCGGAATCGCTACCTTCGTGACGTGGAGCGCTACCGGGCGGAAGGCCGAAAGATCTTCTTCCTGGACGAGACATGGGTGACGGCGGGACACACTCAGTTGATCATATGGACAGACACCGTGGTGCAGAAGCGCGGACGCCTGTACGCTCGCGCAAATGGCCTTTCAACGGGTCTGAAACAACCCTCTGGGAAAGGCCAGCGCCTGATCGTCACGCACATCGGCAGTGAAGATGGGTTCGTAGACGGCTGCTTGGATGTATTCCGAGGGCGAAAAACAGGCGATTACCACGAAGaaatggacggcaatcgcttcgaGGGATGGTTCGGCGACGTGCTGCAGAAGTTGCCAGCTGGTAGTGTCATTGTTTTGGACAATGCACCTTACCACTCCTGGCGAGAAGAGAAATTGCCGACGACGTCCTGGAAGAAGGAAAACACACAAGAGTGGCTGAATAGCAAGGACATCGCCTACAGCGCGACGTTAACGAAGAGGCAGCTGCTTGAGTTGGTGGCATCTGTGAAGAAAGCGACTCTGACTGCGAGCTGTCCGGCATTGAGCCCCTCGAGGAAGCTTAACGGCTAA